One Methanosphaera cuniculi DNA window includes the following coding sequences:
- the leuS gene encoding leucine--tRNA ligase has protein sequence MVTELEKKWQKKWQDAKIFESNPDEREKMYLTVAFPYPSGAMHVGHGRTYTVPDVYARFKRMQGYNVLFPMAWHVTGAPVVGIAKRIERKDPWTIDIYQNIHQVPEDELKKFTDPEYIVKYFSNEYHNDMTNMGFSIDWRREFRTIDPHYKQFVRWQIRQLKDKNLIHKGSHPVKYCPDDDNPVGDHDLLEGEGVAINDLTLIKFPYEDSYLVAATFRPETLYGATNVWLNPEAEYVKVKYNDETWIISRKAYDNIIYQKESMEIIEDVNPREFIGKTVKNPITDDTLPIFPASFVDPDYATGVVFSVPAHAPADYIALEDIKADTTSIEEFNLQDHIDNINMISLVDLKGYSEFPAKDFLDQFNVTSQDDENLKEATNEIYKKEHAKGIMNKNTGEFEGRRVADVRDDVRKMLIDENIADTLYEFAEKPVICRCGSKCVVKELHDQWFVKYSDEKWTEETYECLEQLDVVPKEVRSNFEYYLGWLEDWACSRRLGLGTHMPWDEKWLIEPLTDSTIYMAYYTIAKFMKQINADDLNDAFFNKVFLNQTGANDKSENKIPEELTQQIQDEFNYWYPLNWRLSAKDLVGNHLSFHMFHHAAIFPREKWPQGITVFGMGLLEGQKMSSSKGNVILLSEAIDKYGADTVRLFLMSSAEPWQDFDWRATEVNGIQRRLEAIEEFPEKIEKLIGEDIKLTQENNIPKVEKPINKWIISQINRKIVEATEALEGFQTRKALQASLFLMRKDIDYYLKRITEITDEEKQTLIYIINTWIRLLSPFIPYTAEEIWDKYNDDDTFMSLNQWPEANLSLIDEKVEKSEEIIQDLTKDVKEIIKITKSNPETIHLYTTEDWKYKVYDIAEEVGKPNVGEIIQRSMKANLYDNKKELSKFATKTGKSFNKINYVGKIDEYQVINDALEYLEDEIGAKIVVHNDNSYDPQNKAPNATPYKPAIYLE, from the coding sequence ATGGTAACAGAACTAGAAAAAAAATGGCAGAAAAAATGGCAAGATGCAAAAATATTTGAATCAAACCCAGATGAACGCGAAAAAATGTATCTAACCGTAGCATTCCCATACCCAAGTGGAGCAATGCACGTAGGACACGGAAGAACATACACAGTACCAGATGTATATGCAAGATTTAAAAGAATGCAAGGATACAATGTCCTATTTCCAATGGCATGGCACGTAACAGGAGCACCAGTTGTAGGAATAGCAAAAAGAATTGAAAGAAAAGATCCATGGACAATAGACATATACCAAAATATACACCAAGTTCCAGAAGATGAACTTAAAAAATTCACAGACCCTGAATACATCGTAAAATACTTCAGTAATGAATATCACAACGACATGACAAACATGGGATTTTCAATAGACTGGAGACGAGAATTTAGAACAATAGATCCACACTACAAACAATTTGTAAGATGGCAAATAAGACAACTAAAAGATAAAAATCTAATACATAAAGGATCACACCCAGTAAAATACTGCCCAGATGATGATAACCCAGTAGGAGATCATGACCTACTTGAAGGAGAAGGCGTAGCAATCAATGACTTAACATTAATTAAATTCCCATATGAAGATTCATATCTAGTAGCTGCAACATTTAGACCTGAAACACTATATGGAGCAACTAATGTATGGTTAAATCCAGAAGCTGAATATGTTAAAGTAAAATACAACGATGAAACATGGATAATAAGTCGTAAAGCATATGATAATATCATATACCAAAAAGAATCAATGGAAATAATTGAAGATGTTAACCCAAGAGAATTCATTGGAAAAACAGTGAAAAATCCAATAACAGATGATACACTACCAATATTCCCAGCATCATTTGTAGATCCAGACTATGCAACAGGAGTAGTATTTTCAGTACCAGCACACGCACCAGCAGATTACATCGCATTAGAAGACATAAAAGCAGATACAACCTCAATTGAAGAATTCAACCTACAAGATCACATAGATAACATAAACATGATAAGTCTAGTAGATCTTAAAGGATATTCAGAATTCCCAGCAAAAGACTTCCTAGATCAATTTAATGTAACAAGCCAAGATGATGAAAACTTAAAAGAAGCAACAAATGAAATCTACAAAAAAGAACATGCAAAAGGAATAATGAACAAGAATACTGGTGAATTTGAAGGAAGACGTGTAGCAGATGTACGTGATGATGTACGTAAAATGCTAATTGATGAAAACATAGCAGATACATTATATGAATTTGCAGAAAAACCAGTAATCTGTCGTTGTGGATCAAAATGTGTAGTAAAAGAACTACATGATCAATGGTTTGTAAAATACTCAGATGAAAAATGGACAGAAGAAACCTATGAATGCCTAGAACAACTAGATGTAGTACCAAAAGAAGTAAGATCAAACTTTGAATACTACTTAGGATGGCTTGAAGACTGGGCATGCTCAAGAAGACTAGGACTAGGAACACACATGCCATGGGATGAAAAATGGCTCATAGAACCACTAACAGATTCAACAATATACATGGCATACTACACAATAGCAAAATTCATGAAACAAATCAATGCAGATGATCTTAATGATGCATTCTTCAACAAAGTATTCCTAAATCAAACAGGAGCAAACGATAAATCAGAAAACAAAATACCAGAAGAACTCACACAACAAATACAAGATGAATTCAACTACTGGTATCCACTAAACTGGAGATTATCAGCAAAAGACCTTGTAGGAAACCACCTATCATTCCACATGTTCCACCATGCAGCAATATTCCCACGTGAAAAATGGCCACAAGGAATAACAGTATTTGGAATGGGACTACTTGAAGGTCAAAAAATGTCATCATCCAAAGGAAATGTAATACTTCTTAGTGAAGCAATAGACAAATATGGAGCTGACACAGTAAGACTCTTTTTAATGTCATCAGCAGAACCATGGCAAGACTTCGACTGGAGAGCAACAGAGGTAAATGGAATACAAAGAAGACTTGAAGCAATCGAGGAATTCCCAGAAAAAATCGAAAAACTAATAGGTGAAGACATAAAACTAACCCAAGAAAATAACATACCAAAAGTTGAAAAACCAATCAACAAATGGATAATAAGTCAAATAAACCGTAAAATAGTAGAAGCAACAGAAGCACTAGAAGGATTCCAGACAAGAAAAGCACTACAAGCAAGTCTCTTTTTAATGAGAAAAGACATAGACTACTACCTAAAACGTATCACAGAAATAACAGATGAAGAAAAACAAACACTAATTTACATCATAAACACATGGATAAGATTACTTTCCCCATTCATACCATATACAGCTGAAGAAATATGGGATAAATACAATGATGATGATACATTCATGTCACTAAATCAATGGCCAGAAGCAAACCTATCATTAATTGATGAAAAAGTTGAAAAAAGTGAGGAAATAATCCAAGATCTAACAAAAGATGTAAAAGAAATCATCAAAATCACAAAATCAAACCCTGAAACTATACACTTATACACAACAGAAGACTGGAAATACAAAGTATATGACATAGCAGAAGAAGTAGGAAAACCAAATGTGGGCGAAATAATTCAAAGATCAATGAAAGCAAACCTATATGATAATAAAAAAGAACTATCTAAATTTGCAACAAAAACAGGAAAATCATTTAACAAAATCAACTACGTAGGAAAAATAGATGAATATCAAGTAATCAACGATGCACTCGAATATCTTGAAGATGAAATAGGAGCAAAAATAGTAGTACATAATGATAATTCATATGATCCACAAAACAAAGCACCAAATGCAACACCATATAAACCTGCAATATATCTTGAATAA
- the hisB gene encoding imidazoleglycerol-phosphate dehydratase HisB, which produces MDDRIVKLERKTKETDIKIELNLDGNGNSSIDTGLKFFDHMLESFTRHGFFDLKVHVDGDIEVDDHHTVEDTGLLLGECFRKALGDKVGINRMGYAIVPMDESLATVAVDISGRNYTVFKAPFKFQYIGDINSQNVKHFIESFANTSLMNININAEGENDHHICEAIFKSLARALNTATRITHDQILSTKGTL; this is translated from the coding sequence ATGGATGATAGAATAGTAAAACTTGAACGTAAAACAAAAGAAACAGATATTAAAATAGAACTAAACTTAGATGGTAATGGTAATTCCTCAATTGACACTGGTCTTAAATTCTTTGATCATATGCTTGAATCATTTACAAGACATGGATTTTTTGATCTTAAAGTACATGTAGATGGTGATATTGAAGTTGATGATCATCATACAGTTGAAGATACAGGACTTTTACTTGGTGAATGTTTCCGTAAAGCATTAGGTGATAAGGTTGGTATTAATCGTATGGGATATGCAATAGTTCCTATGGATGAATCTCTTGCAACTGTTGCTGTTGATATTAGTGGACGTAATTACACTGTATTTAAAGCTCCATTTAAATTCCAGTATATTGGTGATATTAATTCACAAAATGTAAAGCATTTTATTGAATCATTTGCAAATACATCTCTTATGAATATTAATATTAATGCTGAAGGTGAAAATGATCATCATATTTGTGAGGCAATCTTTAAAAGTTTAGCTCGTGCATTAAATACTGCAACACGAATTACTCATGATCAAATTTTAAGTACTAAAGGAACTTTATAA
- a CDS encoding glycosyltransferase family protein, producing MQLNIAIIAETAPARTLIPIIERLDDANITSLTHGEGASDILSLYSDEVIQIGKSRRNTNKKRSNALIATLVMKDTYKTYRELKKRDIDFVLTCGNSGDVRKGIIAAKKLKIPNIHIEQDIYNPIEVISYADIITTPTHYAQKKLKKLYNITNTVNIKGYPQAAYVNEVQLINKHEIYQHYGTNNFYVLVLGGDAQAADIPKIMHQVGKLARDIIVIPYRFNAQYVSQFIKDDNILVVDGFVDLLSLMNASCGVIYIAGMGITIEVGVLETPAVKIQGFHDEHQSNHLAESLGIEIAAIEDIPLAVSRMKKPNGRLLVRNGINASWRVVDLINNFKVFKKEKGGYSSLKNIWNQRKKYR from the coding sequence ATGCAATTGAATATTGCAATAATTGCAGAAACAGCACCTGCAAGAACATTAATTCCAATAATTGAAAGACTTGATGATGCAAATATAACTTCACTAACTCATGGAGAAGGAGCTAGTGATATTCTTTCATTATATAGTGATGAAGTAATACAAATAGGGAAATCACGACGTAATACAAACAAAAAAAGAAGTAATGCTCTTATTGCAACACTTGTAATGAAAGACACATATAAAACATACAGAGAACTTAAAAAACGAGACATAGACTTTGTATTAACATGTGGAAACTCAGGTGATGTACGAAAAGGAATAATAGCAGCAAAAAAACTTAAAATACCAAATATACATATAGAACAAGATATCTATAACCCAATTGAAGTAATTTCATATGCTGATATTATAACCACACCAACACATTATGCACAAAAGAAACTTAAAAAACTATACAACATAACAAATACAGTAAATATTAAAGGATATCCACAAGCAGCATATGTAAATGAAGTACAACTAATTAATAAACATGAAATATACCAACATTATGGAACAAATAACTTTTATGTCTTAGTTCTTGGTGGAGATGCACAGGCTGCTGATATACCAAAGATAATGCATCAAGTTGGAAAACTAGCACGTGATATAATTGTTATACCATACAGATTTAATGCACAATATGTAAGCCAATTTATAAAAGATGATAACATACTAGTTGTAGATGGATTTGTAGACCTGCTAAGTTTAATGAATGCATCATGTGGAGTAATATACATTGCTGGTATGGGAATAACAATAGAAGTAGGAGTACTTGAAACACCAGCTGTCAAAATACAAGGATTTCATGATGAACACCAAAGTAACCATCTGGCAGAATCACTAGGAATTGAAATTGCAGCAATAGAAGATATACCACTTGCTGTTAGTCGTATGAAAAAACCAAATGGACGACTTCTTGTACGAAATGGTATTAATGCAAGTTGGCGTGTTGTTGATCTAATTAATAATTTCAAAGTATTTAAAAAAGAGAAAGGTGGTTATTCAAGCCTTAAAAATATATGGAATCAAAGAAAAAAGTACAGATAA
- a CDS encoding flippase, which produces MSNKVMKNSFILVIGNLLFRLGGYINRLFMSRLLGPEGYGLYGLTLPFQGIFQILSAGGLPPAIAKYVAEYNAQDKKAIIREIMNIATKYMILMALLLSIILLFSSDFIANNIFNKPLVVWPLRAVCLITPFSVVVGAMRGAYQGVYKNEYTVYNRLAEQVGTIVFACLFVICGLYAMGAVLGSAAGFIISAITAVYLYKKHISPMFISDESLNLTKHEELKLLGMLIKFAIPVTITALSEMAIYDVGTLIIGIYMLSTDVGFYNSADPIARIPLVISLSISTVLLPATAEAYTLHNQKLLEEYVSDCLRYCIITVLPLCIIISIFSTPVLGLLFGFEYLPACGVLSILVIGMSFYSIYMVCSSILQGTGNPKTPMYILILGTILNIILNALFVQYMGINGAAFATTITTAILMIIILYIVKLKTNVSMPYKNVGLIILCNIILLMVCLIIPKTIPGLIIGCIVGFIIYSLALITLRVLSMQDIKFFIDYMNKIPKMNKFSDKIVKFIEKHNLYSK; this is translated from the coding sequence ATGTCAAATAAGGTCATGAAAAACAGTTTTATCTTAGTAATAGGAAATCTACTTTTTAGACTTGGAGGATATATTAACAGACTTTTTATGAGTCGACTTTTAGGACCTGAAGGATATGGACTTTATGGTTTAACACTACCTTTTCAGGGAATTTTTCAAATACTTTCAGCAGGAGGTCTTCCACCTGCAATTGCAAAATATGTTGCTGAATATAATGCTCAGGATAAAAAGGCTATAATTCGTGAAATTATGAATATAGCTACAAAGTATATGATATTAATGGCACTACTTTTAAGCATTATACTTCTTTTTTCATCAGATTTTATTGCAAATAATATATTTAACAAACCTCTTGTTGTATGGCCACTTAGGGCAGTGTGTCTTATAACACCATTTAGTGTAGTTGTAGGAGCAATGAGAGGTGCATATCAAGGTGTATATAAAAATGAATATACTGTGTATAATAGACTTGCTGAACAAGTAGGAACTATAGTATTTGCATGTTTATTTGTAATATGTGGACTTTATGCAATGGGAGCTGTACTTGGAAGTGCTGCAGGATTTATAATATCAGCAATTACAGCAGTATATTTATATAAAAAACATATAAGTCCAATGTTTATTTCTGATGAATCATTAAATCTAACTAAGCATGAGGAATTAAAACTACTTGGTATGCTTATTAAATTTGCAATTCCTGTAACAATAACAGCACTATCTGAAATGGCAATATATGATGTTGGAACACTTATTATAGGAATTTATATGCTATCAACTGATGTTGGATTTTATAATTCAGCAGATCCCATAGCACGTATACCACTTGTAATATCACTATCAATATCAACAGTACTTCTTCCTGCTACAGCTGAAGCATATACTCTTCATAATCAGAAACTACTTGAAGAATATGTATCAGATTGTCTTAGGTATTGTATAATAACAGTACTACCATTATGTATTATTATAAGCATATTTAGCACACCAGTTTTAGGACTTCTTTTTGGTTTTGAATACCTACCTGCATGTGGTGTTCTTAGTATTCTTGTTATTGGAATGTCATTTTATAGTATTTACATGGTATGTAGTAGTATACTTCAAGGTACAGGTAACCCAAAAACACCAATGTATATTCTTATACTTGGAACAATACTAAACATAATACTAAATGCTCTATTTGTACAGTATATGGGAATTAATGGAGCAGCTTTTGCAACAACAATAACTACTGCAATTTTAATGATTATAATTCTTTATATTGTAAAGCTTAAAACAAATGTATCAATGCCATATAAGAATGTTGGATTAATCATATTATGTAATATAATACTTCTCATGGTATGTCTTATAATACCAAAAACAATTCCTGGATTAATTATTGGTTGTATCGTTGGATTTATAATATATTCTCTTGCTCTTATAACACTTCGAGTACTTTCAATGCAAGATATTAAATTTTTTATAGATTATATGAATAAAATACCAAAAATGAATAAGTTTTCAGATAAAATAGTAAAGTTTATTGAAAAACATAACCTATATAGTAAATAA
- a CDS encoding oligosaccharide repeat unit polymerase family protein, whose product MDFKKIDIFSPVILVVLVFLYLIFAYVGFTFHLKELTGINLITVGVIILGVIFYMIGVKSIKYLFKNRQIIVNNERISKLTSERFILTIVLLGILLQIVNLVYLGGIPLFSGYLKAHAATRIWLVSYLLFLPSINILLAKYHKKSYYILFIIGLILFVCTGYRTTAMAIVISVLITLYYTRNLPWKHMILSIVGIFLLLLIVGYIAVKSIEWQTWTLNPIELLFYRAGYTLQVLDKAILLPGSTHGLLIYNTLTGFLKSTDPRVIVGSTVLGYAHSTTSMIFGPAILDFGIWAMIIQMLILGVILEYMYLISRKTHKSLIIALYAVLLAHVIIWIETGPTDLVILLFFLIAIVTTIYTIKIRKT is encoded by the coding sequence ATGGATTTTAAGAAAATTGACATATTCTCACCAGTAATACTTGTAGTACTTGTATTTTTATATCTTATTTTTGCATATGTCGGTTTCACATTTCACTTAAAAGAATTAACTGGTATAAATCTTATAACAGTTGGTGTTATTATACTAGGTGTTATCTTTTATATGATAGGTGTTAAGAGCATAAAATACCTATTTAAGAATCGTCAGATAATTGTAAATAATGAAAGAATATCAAAATTAACATCAGAAAGATTTATATTAACCATTGTACTTCTTGGAATACTACTTCAAATTGTTAACTTAGTATATCTTGGTGGAATTCCATTATTTAGTGGATATCTTAAAGCACATGCTGCAACACGCATATGGCTAGTTTCATATCTGCTATTTCTACCATCAATTAACATATTACTTGCAAAATATCATAAGAAATCCTATTACATACTCTTCATAATTGGTCTTATACTATTTGTATGTACAGGATATAGAACAACAGCAATGGCAATAGTAATAAGTGTACTTATAACATTATATTATACAAGAAATCTTCCATGGAAACATATGATACTAAGTATTGTTGGAATTTTTCTTTTACTACTAATTGTAGGATATATTGCTGTTAAGTCAATTGAATGGCAAACATGGACATTAAATCCAATAGAATTACTATTTTATAGAGCAGGATACACTCTACAAGTACTAGATAAGGCAATTCTTCTTCCTGGAAGTACTCATGGACTTCTCATATACAATACCCTTACAGGGTTTTTAAAATCAACAGATCCACGTGTAATTGTAGGATCCACTGTTTTAGGATATGCACATTCTACAACATCAATGATATTTGGACCTGCAATACTCGACTTTGGAATATGGGCAATGATAATACAAATGCTAATACTAGGTGTAATACTAGAATATATGTATCTAATTTCTAGAAAAACACATAAATCACTCATCATAGCATTATATGCAGTACTTCTTGCACATGTAATTATATGGATTGAAACAGGACCAACAGATTTAGTGATACTATTATTTTTCCTAATTGCAATAGTAACCACGATATATACAATAAAAATAAGAAAAACATAA
- a CDS encoding NAD+ synthase, giving the protein MIQLPNFDEREFIERACSMIQKKVSESKTEGVVLGLSGGIDSAVVACLAVRALGAENVIAYRLPSKTTSDEDLFDAKLLKDELDIRSPYIGIDEIHDIILKTCDASDDNATCENDDISVANLKPRIRMAILYYFASKHNYLVLGTGNRTELEIGYFTKFGDGGSDLLPIGDLFKEDVKKVAITLGVPETIINKVPTAGLWPDQTDEKELGLTYHKIDRILYLYLDEGNNPEDIADLLEIPLSDVKRIIQLHKNSEHKRKKIPIVKKSQAL; this is encoded by the coding sequence ATGAACGAGAATTCATCGAACGAGCATGCAGTATGATACAAAAGAAAGTAAGTGAATCAAAAACAGAAGGAGTAGTACTAGGACTAAGTGGAGGAATAGATTCAGCAGTAGTAGCATGTCTTGCAGTACGAGCATTAGGTGCTGAAAATGTAATAGCATACAGACTTCCATCAAAAACCACATCAGATGAAGATTTATTTGATGCAAAATTACTAAAAGATGAACTAGATATCAGATCACCATACATAGGAATTGATGAAATACATGATATAATACTAAAAACATGTGATGCATCAGATGATAATGCAACATGTGAAAATGATGATATTTCAGTAGCAAATCTCAAGCCAAGAATACGAATGGCAATACTATACTACTTTGCATCAAAACATAACTACCTAGTATTAGGAACTGGAAATCGAACAGAACTTGAAATAGGATACTTCACAAAATTTGGTGATGGAGGATCTGATCTTCTTCCAATAGGAGATTTATTTAAAGAAGATGTAAAAAAAGTAGCAATAACACTAGGAGTTCCTGAAACAATAATTAATAAAGTACCAACAGCAGGACTATGGCCAGATCAAACAGATGAAAAAGAACTAGGACTTACATATCATAAAATAGATCGTATATTATATCTTTATCTTGATGAAGGAAATAATCCAGAAGACATAGCAGATCTACTAGAAATACCATTATCTGACGTTAAAAGGATTATACAATTACATAAAAATTCAGAACATAAAAGAAAAAAAATACCAATAGTTAAAAAATCACAAGCACTTTAA
- a CDS encoding VWA domain-containing protein codes for MVHEKITQLSNNLRDAGINVSIRSTKRACEVVDILIENKATQNLKNALMSVYIKDHYDTEKFQEIYDELFTDEPLEQLKPKQQKGHHKTSNLTRQQKSTQTEVVKSEIKKPFSMKDLLEEKLSSAMRKQNNLKEKDIENEDISELNKFDKRTLNICRKLGMKIANKRIKRQKKSQKNKINIQKTIRKNLKYGGKLVELQKTEPQKDKSKHIFLEDISGSCDWISTWFFSILYGCQKTFNKTTVYEFDNKIINITDDLKTESYYKTYENIMRKRAQHGMLHNESNMKESFDEFLKTAPLNHRTYVIILSDCRDWKGKMQDGRLESAEILRKIVNKSKGVIILNPEDKEKWTSKTSCVKEYEDVGAKVYEVKNLKNMAKIIEQL; via the coding sequence ATGGTACATGAGAAAATAACACAATTATCAAACAACCTACGTGATGCAGGAATAAATGTAAGCATAAGAAGCACAAAAAGAGCATGTGAAGTAGTAGACATACTAATAGAAAATAAAGCAACACAAAACCTAAAAAATGCACTAATGAGTGTATACATAAAAGATCATTATGACACAGAAAAATTCCAGGAAATATATGATGAGCTATTTACAGATGAACCATTAGAACAACTAAAACCAAAACAACAAAAAGGACACCATAAAACATCAAACTTAACACGACAACAAAAATCAACACAAACAGAAGTTGTTAAATCAGAAATTAAAAAACCATTCTCAATGAAAGATTTGCTTGAAGAAAAACTAAGCAGTGCAATGAGAAAACAAAACAATCTAAAAGAAAAAGACATAGAAAACGAGGATATAAGTGAACTTAACAAATTTGACAAAAGAACACTTAATATATGTCGAAAACTTGGAATGAAAATAGCAAACAAAAGAATCAAAAGACAAAAAAAATCACAAAAAAACAAGATAAATATACAAAAAACAATACGAAAAAACCTTAAATATGGTGGAAAACTAGTAGAACTACAAAAAACAGAACCACAAAAAGACAAATCTAAACATATATTCCTTGAAGATATTAGTGGCTCATGTGACTGGATAAGCACATGGTTTTTCTCAATACTATATGGCTGTCAGAAAACATTTAACAAAACAACAGTATATGAATTTGATAACAAAATAATTAACATAACAGATGATCTTAAAACTGAATCCTACTATAAAACATATGAAAACATAATGCGCAAAAGAGCACAACATGGAATGCTACACAATGAATCTAATATGAAAGAATCATTTGATGAATTTCTAAAAACAGCACCATTAAATCATCGAACATATGTTATAATATTATCAGATTGTCGTGACTGGAAAGGAAAAATGCAAGATGGAAGGCTTGAAAGTGCAGAAATACTAAGAAAAATAGTAAATAAATCAAAAGGTGTAATAATACTAAATCCTGAAGATAAAGAAAAATGGACAAGTAAAACAAGCTGTGTAAAAGAATATGAAGATGTGGGTGCAAAGGTATATGAAGTAAAAAACCTAAAAAACATGGCTAAAATAATAGAACAACTATAA
- the thiI gene encoding tRNA uracil 4-sulfurtransferase ThiI encodes MKYIVRYGEIGIKSPKIRRKFENKLIQNIQTDLSCEFQNDQGRLILITDEEDDKVNEVLQHVFGIVSYSKIVETITDKEKIAQLIDKLIPKLIENGKFDPEKQTFAVKCRRVGNHDFTSQEMAGYCGSVVIKLTNAKVNLSNPDFTLYVEVRENKTYIYYEKIQALGGLPVGSQGRVICLISSGIDSPVAAYEMLKRGCSITLLHCNNTPYTKDTLDKVKQQASNLQKYSLGSKVKLYSVEFGKYLKAVIENAPPRMTCVLCKSGMYQIAEYLAHKQKANAIVDGSSIGQVASQTLSNLEATRYHCRMPIFSPLISRDKIEIEEIAKKIGTYDVSIIPDGGCSAVPKHPETHANLQLVNEIVEKIDQKELLKEVEETIVKIDF; translated from the coding sequence ATGAAATATATTGTAAGATATGGAGAAATAGGAATAAAAAGCCCAAAAATAAGAAGAAAATTTGAAAATAAATTAATTCAAAACATACAAACAGACTTAAGTTGTGAATTTCAAAATGATCAAGGACGACTAATACTTATAACAGATGAAGAGGATGATAAAGTAAATGAAGTATTACAACATGTCTTTGGAATAGTATCATATAGTAAAATTGTAGAAACTATCACAGATAAAGAAAAAATAGCACAACTAATAGATAAACTTATACCAAAACTCATAGAAAATGGTAAGTTTGATCCAGAAAAACAAACCTTTGCAGTAAAATGCAGACGTGTAGGAAATCATGATTTTACAAGCCAAGAAATGGCAGGATACTGTGGATCAGTAGTAATAAAACTAACAAATGCAAAAGTAAATCTATCAAACCCTGACTTCACATTATATGTAGAAGTACGAGAAAACAAAACATACATCTACTATGAAAAAATACAAGCACTTGGAGGCTTACCTGTAGGATCACAAGGACGTGTAATTTGTCTAATATCATCAGGAATAGATTCACCAGTAGCAGCATATGAAATGCTAAAACGTGGATGTTCAATAACACTTCTTCATTGTAACAACACACCATATACAAAAGATACATTAGATAAAGTAAAACAACAAGCATCAAATCTACAAAAATACTCATTAGGATCAAAAGTAAAACTTTATAGTGTGGAATTTGGAAAATATCTAAAAGCAGTAATTGAAAATGCACCACCAAGAATGACATGTGTACTATGTAAAAGTGGAATGTATCAAATAGCAGAATACCTAGCACACAAACAAAAAGCAAATGCAATAGTAGATGGAAGCAGTATAGGACAAGTAGCATCACAAACATTATCAAATCTTGAAGCAACCAGATATCACTGTCGCATGCCAATATTTAGTCCATTAATAAGTCGTGACAAAATAGAAATAGAAGAGATTGCTAAAAAAATAGGTACATATGATGTATCAATAATACCTGATGGTGGATGTAGTGCTGTTCCAAAACATCCTGAAACACATGCTAATTTACAACTTGTAAATGAAATAGTTGAAAAAATAGATCAAAAAGAGTTATTAAAAGAAGTGGAAGAAACTATTGTGAAAATAGATTTCTAA